In one Accipiter gentilis chromosome 4, bAccGen1.1, whole genome shotgun sequence genomic region, the following are encoded:
- the TRIL gene encoding TLR4 interactor with leucine rich repeats — protein MGAPRRVLLMVLPRVLWGSIPLFLMLLPAAEPICPEPCDCQQHQHLLCTNRGLRSVPKAAEPQDILTYSLGGNFIANISAFDFHRLAGLQRLDLQYNRIRSLHPKAFERLGRLEELYLGNNLLPALAPGTLSALAKLRILYVNANEIGRLSAASFSGLGSLVKLRLDGNELGSLGDSTFSGLPNLLYLHLESNRIRWLSRGAFTGLAKLRFLDLSGNQQSSLRHPDIFGPLHSLHTLLLASNSLQQLTGGLFQHLPSLAKLSLSGNRLAHLAPDAFTGLGSLKELRLEGNLLSHLPAALLEPLSSLEALDLSRNALTALHPATFGRLSRLRELSLRDNTLATLPGELFASSPALYRLELEGNAWSCDCRLRGLKHWLGAWHSQGRLLTVFVQCRLPPTLAGKYLDYLQDAQLPPPPDGGACHDGASRPSASPPPAAEEQRRPPPAAEGLGSNSSGGGGAGLPRGPPGPPPPAASTARLLAAPEGAAAPSPTPPLPARPAASGPAPPSAAWPRRAGKPRSAPAAGVPPLVSDPCDFNKLFLCNLSVEAVGSSSVTVRWAVRPHRSPRLLGPARFRLLFDRFGAAVKFQRFVYLPERGEPAATLRELRPDTPYLVCVEGVLGGRVCPVAPRDHCAGLVTLPEGGAAAAAAAGGTRGPDQQLLVLVLLAVNALLLFAALAAWASRLLRKKVLGRRRRKAAPVHVRQLYSTRRPLRSMGTGVSADFSGFQSHRPPRGAACALSEADLIEFPCERFMDSGGGGGRHGDDHLLQRFAD, from the coding sequence ATGGGGGCGCCGCGCCGGGTCCTCCTGATGGTGCTGCCGCGGGTGCTCTGGGGCTCCATCCCCCTCTTCCTCATGCTGCTGCCCGCGGCCGAGCCCATCTGCCCCGAGCCATGCGactgccagcagcaccagcacctccTCTGCACCAACCGGGGCCTGCGCTCGGTGCCCAAGGCTGCCGAGCCCCAGGATATCCTCACCTACAGCCTCGGAGGCAACTTCATTGCCAACATCTCCGCCTTTGACTTCCACCGCCTGGCAGGGCTCCAGCGCCTGGACCTGCAGTACAACCGGATCCGCTCCCTGCATCCCAAGGCCTTTGAGCGCCTGGGTCGGCTGGAGGAGCTCTACCTGGGCAACAACCTGCTGCCGGCGCTGGCCCCCGGCACCCTCAGCGCCCTGGCCAAGCTGCGCATCCTCTACGTGAACGCCAACGAGATCGGCCGCCTCAGCGCCGCCTCCTTCTCTGGCCTCGGCAGCCTTGTCAAGCTGCGCCTGGACGGCAACGAGCTGGGCTCGCTGGGCGACTCCACTTTCTCAGGGCTGCCGAACTTACTCTACCTGCACCTGGAGTCCAACCGCATCCGCTGGCTGAGCCGTGGTGCCTTCACCGGCCTGGCTAAGCTGCGCTTCCTCGACCTCTCAGGGAACCAGCAGAGTTCCCTTCGCCACCCGGACATCTTCGGGCCGCTGCACTCCCTCCACACCCTGCTGCTGGCCAGcaacagcctgcagcagctgacGGGGGGGCTCTTCCAGCACCTGCCCAGCTTGGCGAAGCTCTCGCTCAGTGGCAACCGCCTGGCTCACCTGGCCCCGGATGCCTTCACGGGCCTGGGTTCGCTGAAGGAGCTGCGCCTGGAGGGAAACCTGCTGAGCCACCTGCCTGCTGCCCTCCTGGAGCCTCTGAGCAGCCTGGAGGCGCTGGATCTGAGCCGCAACGCGCTGACCGCCCTGCACCCTGCCACCTTCGGCCGCCTCAGCCGCTTGCGGGAGCTCAGCCTGCGAGACAACACGCTGGCCACCCTCCCCGGCGAGCTCTTTGCCTCCAGTCCGGCCCTCTACCGCCTGGAGCTGGAGGGGAACGCCTGGAGCTGCGACTGCCGCCTCCGCGGCCTCAAGCACTGGCTGGGGGCCTGGCACTCCCAGGGCCGCCTGCTCACCGTCTTCGTGCAGTGCCGCCTGCCACCCACCCTGGCCGGCAAGTACCTCGACTACCTGCAGGACGCccagctgccgccgccgccagaCGGCGGCGCCTGCCACGACGGTGCCTCTCGCCCCTCCGCGtcccccccgccggcggccgaggagcagcgccggccgccgccggccgccgagGGGCTCGGCAGCaacagcagcggcggcggcggcgctgggctgCCCCGcgggccgccggggccgccgccgccggccgcctccaCCGCCCGCCTGCTGGCGGCGCCCGAGGGCGCGGCGGCGCCCAGCCCcacgccgccgctgcccgcccgcccggcggccTCCGGGCCGGCGCCGCCCAGCGCGGCGTGGCCCCGGCGGGCCGGCAAGCCCCGCTCGGCGCCGGCCGCCGGGGTCCCGCCGCTGGTGTCCGACCCGTGCGACTTCAACAAGCTGTTCCTCTGCAACTTGTCGGTGGAGGCGGTGGGCTCCAGCTCGGTGACGGTGCGCTGGGCCGTGCGGCCGCACCGCAGCCCCCGCCTGCTGGGGCCGGCGCGCTTCCGCCTCCTCTTCGACCGCTTCGGGGCCGCCGTCAAGTTCCAGCGCTTCGTGTACCTGCCGGAGCGCGGGGAGCCGGCCGCCACCCTGCGGGAGCTCCGCCCGGACACCCCCTACCTCGTCTGCGTCGAGGGCGTCCTCGGCGGCCGCGTGTGCCCGGTGGCGCCGCGGGACCACTGCGCCGGGCTGGTCACCCTGCCcgagggcggcgcggcggcggcggcggcggcgggcgggaccCGCGGCCCCGACCAGCAGCTCCTCGTCCTGGTGCTGCTGGCGGTGAACGCCCTGCTGCTCTTCGCGGCCCTGGCCGCCTGGGCCTCCCGCCTGCTGCGGAAGAAGGtgctggggcggcggcggcggaagGCGGCCCCCGTCCACGTCCGCCAGCTCTACTCCACCCGCCGGCCCCTCCGCTCCATGGGCACCGGCGTCTCTGCCGACTTCTCGGGCTTCCAGTCCCACCGGCCGCCCCGCGGCGCCGCCTGCGCCCTCAGCGAGGCCGACCTCATCGAGTTCCCCTGCGAGCGCTTCATGGAcagcgggggcggcggcggccgccacgGCGACGACCACCTGCTGCAGCGGTTCGCCGACTGA